The genomic interval GAGGGCCGCCTGGACTGGCGCGGCAGCAAACACACCAAGGACCTGCAGGACGGCTCCATCTACATCCTCAACGTGACCTTCAACGACACGGGCACCTACAGGTGCATCTTCAGCCGCACGCTGAAGTACCGCAACTACGAGTACAACACGGAGACCAACAAGACCTTCAGCATGAACGTGGTGGCGCGACGTAAGCAGAGCGGAGGCTTTACGTCACACTTCATCACAGTAGCTTGATGCTGATCGTTGTTCCTCAGGGCCCAATTCTCGAGCcgctcacacacattcacctgTGAGCGTCTGTAGGTTAACTGTATGAGTAATGGCACCAGCACATGACTTATATCCCAATGATGTGCAGCCTTTGCAGCCTTGATGGGTTTCGCTTCATCTGCTGTCCCTCCGTGTCTCAGACACCAGGGGGATGGCGTCCATCTTCTCGGAGGTGATGATGTACGTCTCCATCATCGGGCTGCAGTTGTGGCTGGTGGTTGAGATGATTTACTGCTACAGGAAGATCTCAGCGGCGGGGGAGGAGGCCCTGAGGGAGAGCGCGTGAGTAGCACCTCCCTCCTGAGCAGCGTCTCCGCCGTCGGCGCCAGATCCCGCTGATCCGTCCAAATGTCCTGATTTCCCACCTTCCGCTTTCACCCTGTTTCTCCCTCCTGCTGCGTTTGGAAAGCTGAGCCTCAAGCTGCTTCAATCTGCTCATTTCAAAATAGCAAAGCTTCCTTTTTCTGTCTTAATCTTGactctctttcttctttctgccACTCTCTCTTCCTCAGGGCGGAGTATTTAGCTATAGCCTCGGAAAGTAAAGACAATTGTGCAGGTGTTCAAGTGGCTGAGTAGCTCTGGTAGGTCTGTGCTCGGCTACGCTTCACATTCACTCGTTCATCTCACACATCAGGCCCGTTGTTGTCTCCTTCTTCTGTCATCTGTGATCTGGAGGCTCCATGTTAAAGGGTGCGTCACAAACCATTACTCTTTTCCTCCAGGAGGTCAAGGAAGAGTTCAAGACGGCGTTACTGAGGAACCTCCACAACATCCACCCTCGACGTCCTCTGCTCCCATCGTCACTCACCTCCCATTTCTCCACACGACGGAACCAACTGAACCACAGAGGGAAGATGTTCACACAAAGCTTTGAGTGGGTCTCTGTGGAAGGAGGACGAGGCCTCAGCGGCGGGTGGTGGTTCAGGGACACGCGGAGGCTGTCATGTACATAGAGTATAAGTATGCTCAGATAATCGTAACCGTctgtagatacagtatgttaaagGCCTTTTACCCCATGTTTGCATGCTTACGACTTTTACAAAGCAACCGATGACTGACTGACCTTTCAACATGTTGGGCTTCCAACGTGTGCCGGCATTTGTTAGTgtcagtgtttcctgtgtggtTTGATGAAGCTGTGGGTAAACAAGCTTAATGCAAAGGATTCGACTACATTTGACCACTAACGTCAGCACAAGATGTGGCTAAACGTcggtttttgtttttatcagaaCATTTGCGGTCAAACCGACAGAACCTCCACAGCTTCGGTCTGTTTGCTTCACACATCTGAATGATCGGCTCAGAGTTTAGTGGAGCGGAGGTGAGAAGGTGAGGTGGGACCAGTGACTCACCGCTGTCAGTAGGAGATGATCGCACACGTCAGTCCCTCACTGGAGGTTTCATGAAAACCTCAAACGTTCAGGGGTTTTAGTCACCACAAGTGTTATGTGCATTTCGGGTAAATTTgaagtgtttttaaagttgtGTGAACCCATGTGAGCTCACGTCACTTATCAGTTATGAAAATGCAGATTTGTTTTGTGAACGCCGTTCTCCACTGGCCAGTTTCAGTTCCTCTGGCACAGCTGGACACCCGAACTATCCAAACATTTAGGTTTTCTTTATGTGCTGTGATGGAATTTACTGCATCTGACACCAACTTGTGACTTCCAGCCAATTTCTGTTCCACCCAAAGCCAGAGAGAAAAGGTTTACCGGCACGTGTGACATGAAGTGAAAGTCACGTTCACTTATCTACTGTGGAAGCTTTTCCACTGATCCCACGCACATGTCTTAGTAGGAACTTAAGGGCTTAGCAAGTTGCTAGAAACTCACTGCCATCGGTAAAAATACGACCAAACCTGTCCAGTGCCTCGCAGAGTGAAGCCAGTAGGAAGCAAAGCCCAGCGCCGAGCTGATCCAGAAGCAGGAGCCGCGGCTGCTGGTGAACACTAGAGGGCAGCTGATCACTGCCACTCTCCATGTTTACTGCCTTTCATACAGCTGGGTTGAATGAACAGATTAACTGCATGCTGGTCTGCTCCGGAGAGAAGTATGCGCCGTCTCTGCTTGGAGCCACTCGACCCAAACGTACCTGCACTAACGAACGGACCGCCGCTCTGCTCGTGTCCTCCTGTTTTTCTCAGATTCAAATATACCTGCAGTTGTGACTTCATGTGTACATGTGGATCTGCTgccagaaaaataaataaaagccctATGAGTAAATCAGAGTCTCACCTGTGTTACTTGGTGAAAAATAATTCAACACAATTAAAATACACCGACTGGGTGTAATTTTGTATCATGTGATCAGATGATTGTGTTGTTGATATTTAAAAtgaggaagagaaaacagaaacttATTGGTAACGTGGGATCGTGGTCCTGTGACAGTCAGAGCAGATGAGCCGAACCATTTGAAACCACAGCTCTTCCATGAATCCGTCACAGCTTGTAGGACTGGAACCACACCAACCACCAGGTGGGAACTGGGACTGAGGCCCATCAGAACACTGCGACTTGACCTGTCAGCACAACTCATCGTGGGTCTGTGCTCCTCCGTCAGAGGCTTCAGCGGCTTAACTGCCACAGATATATAGGATCTCTGTGAAATTACAACAGTGTATTATTTGACCAAGGTTTAGATTCTCTATTATCTGACCTGCACTTTTTGCTGAAGCTGTGAGAAGAGAGATCAGAAACTTGATCAGGGAACTGATCATCTCAGTTCTGAGCCAACAAAAGCCAAACATTCCCCAGTGTGGggacaaaaacatctgacaaacACATGAAACGACTGTCAGGGCGAGAAatgggacttttttttttttaaataaaattattttgcTTAAAGCACTGATTCAGAGCAAAAGATCTTCTAGGTTAGTTCTGCAAAACGTTTCTACTTTTACTTGGGACTAAACAGGAATCAAA from Betta splendens chromosome 16, fBetSpl5.4, whole genome shotgun sequence carries:
- the scn1ba gene encoding sodium channel, voltage-gated, type I, beta a, whose translation is MAPRGASTLLSPARRSPPPLLLLPLALLVLQASLCRGACVEVDSDTEAVANQGFKLGCISCKMRGEVEAEAKVEWHFKASDDTEFQPLYSYENEEKLIIDPRFEGRLDWRGSKHTKDLQDGSIYILNVTFNDTGTYRCIFSRTLKYRNYEYNTETNKTFSMNVVARHTRGMASIFSEVMMYVSIIGLQLWLVVEMIYCYRKISAAGEEALRESAAEYLAIASESKDNCAGVQVAE